The proteins below are encoded in one region of Oncorhynchus nerka isolate Pitt River linkage group LG15, Oner_Uvic_2.0, whole genome shotgun sequence:
- the LOC115143282 gene encoding 6-phosphofructo-2-kinase/fructose-2,6-bisphosphatase 2-like isoform X4, giving the protein MSATIQREASSENSAEAKKTELRVNEKKCSWASYMTNSPTVIVMIGLPARGKTYMSKKLTRYLNWIGVPTKVFNLGVYRREAVKAYKSYDFFRHDNKEAMEIRKQCALVALEDVKGYLTEEAGQIAVFDATNTTRERRDLILDFGKENAFKVFFVESVCDDPEVIAANILEVKVSSPDYPERHRERVMDDFLKRIECYKVTYQPLDPDEYDKDLSFIKVENVGRRFLVNRVQDYIQSRIVYYLMNIQVHSHSLYLCRHGESNHNMEGRIGGDSELSPRGKRFAHALRGFIEEHKLSDLKVWTSQLRRTIQTAEELIVPYEQWKILNEIDAGVCEEMTYDMIQNSFPEEFALRDQDKYHYRYLGGESYQDLVQRLEPVIMELERQGNVLVICHQAVMRCLLAYFLDKSADDLPYLKCPLHTVLKLSPVAYGCKVEMFYLNVEAVNTHRDRPLDKVSRDPAPIRRNSYTPLSSHDQFKRPRLYSAGNRPWLPQRPTPSALQFPEMPEGVLQQSQPRIGSCCLTPCVKESTMTAQKKLVAVSASE; this is encoded by the exons ATGTCCGCAACTATTCAGAGAGAGGCTAGCTCTGAGAACTCTGCTGAAGCCAAGAAAACAGAGCTCAGAGTAAATGAGAAGAAATGCT CATGGGCATCCTACATGACAAACTCTCCCACAGTGATTGTAATGATCGGCCTACCTGCTAGGGGAAAGACCTACATGTCTAAGAAACTGACACGATACCTCAACTGGATAGGGGTGCCAACCAAAG TGTTTAACTTGGGTGTTTACCGCCGAGAGGCTGTCAAAGCTTACAAGTCCTACGACTTCTTCAGACACGACAACAAGGAAGCCATGGAAATAAGGAA acagtgtgctctggtaGCCCTTGAGGATGTGAAAGGATATCTAACTGAAGAAGCAGGACAAATCGCT GTATTTGATGCAACAAACACTACAAGGGAGAGAAGAGACCTCATTCTTGATTTTGGGAAAGAGAATGCATTCAAG GTGTTCTTTGTGGAGTCTGTGTGTGATGACCCAGAAGTCATTGCTGCTAATATTCTG GAGGTGAAGGTGTCCAGTCCAGACTAcccagagaggcacagagagagagtaatggatgACTTTCTCAAACGCATAGAGTGCTATAAGGTTACATACCAACCTTTGGATCCCGATGAGTATGACAA GGACCTATCCTTTATCAAGGTGGAGAATGTGGGCCGGCGCTTCCTGGTGAACCGGGTGCAAGACTACATCCAGAGTAGGATAGTGTACTACCTCATGAACATTCAAGTGCACTCTCACTCGCTCTACCTGTGCCGGCATGGAGAGAGCAATCATAACATGGAGGGCCGTATCGGAGGCGACTCGGAGCTCTCCCCAAGGGGAAAACGG TTTGCCCATGCCTTGCGCGGCTTCATCGAGGAGCACAAACTGTCGGACCTGAAGGTGTGGACAAGCCAACTGAGACGTACCATCCAGACTGCTGAGGAGCTGATTGTGCCCTACGAACAGTGGAAGATCCTCAACGAGATAGATGCT GGTGTTTGTGAGGAGATGACGTATGATATGATCCAGAACTCCTTTCCAGAAGAGTTTGCCCTGAGGGACCAAGACAAGTACCACTACCGCTACCTAGGAGGAGAG TCCTACCAGGACCTAGTGCAGAGGTTAGAGCCTGTCATCATGGAGCTAGAGAGACAAGGCAATGTGCTGGTCATCTGTCACCAGGCTGTCATGCGCTGCCTGCTAGCCTACTTCCTGGACAAGAGTGCAG ATGACCTACCCTACCTGAAATGTCCACTGCACACAGTGCTCAAGCTCAGCCCTGTTGCCTATG GCTGTAAAGTGGAAATGTTTTACCTTAACGTGGAGGCAGTGAACACACATCGCGACCGACCACTT GATAAGGTCTCGAGGGACCCAGCTCCCATCCGGCGGAATAGTTACACCCCCCTGTCCAGTCACGACCAGTTCAAGCGACCCAGGCTCTACAGTGCCGGCAACCGTCCCTGGCTCCCCCAACGCCCCACCCCATCGGCCCTGCAGTTCCCCGAGATGCCAGAGGGGGTGCTGCAGCAAAGCCAA CCTCGGATAGGAAGCTGTTGTCT
- the LOC115143282 gene encoding 6-phosphofructo-2-kinase/fructose-2,6-bisphosphatase 2-like isoform X1, translating to MAERADWASDQCSNSLIGSHIADCLGPCPSRAFGNLAQQGHNSTMSATIQREASSENSAEAKKTELRVNEKKCSWASYMTNSPTVIVMIGLPARGKTYMSKKLTRYLNWIGVPTKVFNLGVYRREAVKAYKSYDFFRHDNKEAMEIRKQCALVALEDVKGYLTEEAGQIAVFDATNTTRERRDLILDFGKENAFKVFFVESVCDDPEVIAANILEVKVSSPDYPERHRERVMDDFLKRIECYKVTYQPLDPDEYDKDLSFIKVENVGRRFLVNRVQDYIQSRIVYYLMNIQVHSHSLYLCRHGESNHNMEGRIGGDSELSPRGKRFAHALRGFIEEHKLSDLKVWTSQLRRTIQTAEELIVPYEQWKILNEIDAGVCEEMTYDMIQNSFPEEFALRDQDKYHYRYLGGESYQDLVQRLEPVIMELERQGNVLVICHQAVMRCLLAYFLDKSADDLPYLKCPLHTVLKLSPVAYGCKVEMFYLNVEAVNTHRDRPLDKVSRDPAPIRRNSYTPLSSHDQFKRPRLYSAGNRPWLPQRPTPSALQFPEMPEGVLQQSQPRIGSCCLTPCVKESTMTAQKKLVAVSASE from the exons ATGGCAGAACGTGCGGATTGGGCGTCAGATCAATGTTCTAATTCCCTCATCGGCTCTCATATTGCAG ATTGTCTGGGGCCATGCCCTTCTAGAGCCTTTGGGAACCTGGCACAACAAGGACACAACTCCACCATGTCCGCAACTATTCAGAGAGAGGCTAGCTCTGAGAACTCTGCTGAAGCCAAGAAAACAGAGCTCAGAGTAAATGAGAAGAAATGCT CATGGGCATCCTACATGACAAACTCTCCCACAGTGATTGTAATGATCGGCCTACCTGCTAGGGGAAAGACCTACATGTCTAAGAAACTGACACGATACCTCAACTGGATAGGGGTGCCAACCAAAG TGTTTAACTTGGGTGTTTACCGCCGAGAGGCTGTCAAAGCTTACAAGTCCTACGACTTCTTCAGACACGACAACAAGGAAGCCATGGAAATAAGGAA acagtgtgctctggtaGCCCTTGAGGATGTGAAAGGATATCTAACTGAAGAAGCAGGACAAATCGCT GTATTTGATGCAACAAACACTACAAGGGAGAGAAGAGACCTCATTCTTGATTTTGGGAAAGAGAATGCATTCAAG GTGTTCTTTGTGGAGTCTGTGTGTGATGACCCAGAAGTCATTGCTGCTAATATTCTG GAGGTGAAGGTGTCCAGTCCAGACTAcccagagaggcacagagagagagtaatggatgACTTTCTCAAACGCATAGAGTGCTATAAGGTTACATACCAACCTTTGGATCCCGATGAGTATGACAA GGACCTATCCTTTATCAAGGTGGAGAATGTGGGCCGGCGCTTCCTGGTGAACCGGGTGCAAGACTACATCCAGAGTAGGATAGTGTACTACCTCATGAACATTCAAGTGCACTCTCACTCGCTCTACCTGTGCCGGCATGGAGAGAGCAATCATAACATGGAGGGCCGTATCGGAGGCGACTCGGAGCTCTCCCCAAGGGGAAAACGG TTTGCCCATGCCTTGCGCGGCTTCATCGAGGAGCACAAACTGTCGGACCTGAAGGTGTGGACAAGCCAACTGAGACGTACCATCCAGACTGCTGAGGAGCTGATTGTGCCCTACGAACAGTGGAAGATCCTCAACGAGATAGATGCT GGTGTTTGTGAGGAGATGACGTATGATATGATCCAGAACTCCTTTCCAGAAGAGTTTGCCCTGAGGGACCAAGACAAGTACCACTACCGCTACCTAGGAGGAGAG TCCTACCAGGACCTAGTGCAGAGGTTAGAGCCTGTCATCATGGAGCTAGAGAGACAAGGCAATGTGCTGGTCATCTGTCACCAGGCTGTCATGCGCTGCCTGCTAGCCTACTTCCTGGACAAGAGTGCAG ATGACCTACCCTACCTGAAATGTCCACTGCACACAGTGCTCAAGCTCAGCCCTGTTGCCTATG GCTGTAAAGTGGAAATGTTTTACCTTAACGTGGAGGCAGTGAACACACATCGCGACCGACCACTT GATAAGGTCTCGAGGGACCCAGCTCCCATCCGGCGGAATAGTTACACCCCCCTGTCCAGTCACGACCAGTTCAAGCGACCCAGGCTCTACAGTGCCGGCAACCGTCCCTGGCTCCCCCAACGCCCCACCCCATCGGCCCTGCAGTTCCCCGAGATGCCAGAGGGGGTGCTGCAGCAAAGCCAA CCTCGGATAGGAAGCTGTTGTCT
- the LOC115143282 gene encoding 6-phosphofructo-2-kinase/fructose-2,6-bisphosphatase 2-like isoform X2 — translation MAERADWASDQCSNSLIGSHIADCLGPCPSRAFGNLAQQGHNSTMSATIQREASSENSAEAKKTELRVNEKKCSWASYMTNSPTVIVMIGLPARGKTYMSKKLTRYLNWIGVPTKVFNLGVYRREAVKAYKSYDFFRHDNKEAMEIRKQCALVALEDVKGYLTEEAGQIAVFDATNTTRERRDLILDFGKENAFKVFFVESVCDDPEVIAANILEVKVSSPDYPERHRERVMDDFLKRIECYKVTYQPLDPDEYDKDLSFIKVENVGRRFLVNRVQDYIQSRIVYYLMNIQVHSHSLYLCRHGESNHNMEGRIGGDSELSPRGKRFAHALRGFIEEHKLSDLKVWTSQLRRTIQTAEELIVPYEQWKILNEIDAGVCEEMTYDMIQNSFPEEFALRDQDKYHYRYLGGESYQDLVQRLEPVIMELERQGNVLVICHQAVMRCLLAYFLDKSADDLPYLKCPLHTVLKLSPVAYGCKVEMFYLNVEAVNTHRDRPLDKVSRDPAPIRRNSYTPLSSHDQFKRPRLYSAGNRPWLPQRPTPSALQFPEMPEGVLQQSQDSLCEGIDYDSPEETSGCVRF, via the exons ATGGCAGAACGTGCGGATTGGGCGTCAGATCAATGTTCTAATTCCCTCATCGGCTCTCATATTGCAG ATTGTCTGGGGCCATGCCCTTCTAGAGCCTTTGGGAACCTGGCACAACAAGGACACAACTCCACCATGTCCGCAACTATTCAGAGAGAGGCTAGCTCTGAGAACTCTGCTGAAGCCAAGAAAACAGAGCTCAGAGTAAATGAGAAGAAATGCT CATGGGCATCCTACATGACAAACTCTCCCACAGTGATTGTAATGATCGGCCTACCTGCTAGGGGAAAGACCTACATGTCTAAGAAACTGACACGATACCTCAACTGGATAGGGGTGCCAACCAAAG TGTTTAACTTGGGTGTTTACCGCCGAGAGGCTGTCAAAGCTTACAAGTCCTACGACTTCTTCAGACACGACAACAAGGAAGCCATGGAAATAAGGAA acagtgtgctctggtaGCCCTTGAGGATGTGAAAGGATATCTAACTGAAGAAGCAGGACAAATCGCT GTATTTGATGCAACAAACACTACAAGGGAGAGAAGAGACCTCATTCTTGATTTTGGGAAAGAGAATGCATTCAAG GTGTTCTTTGTGGAGTCTGTGTGTGATGACCCAGAAGTCATTGCTGCTAATATTCTG GAGGTGAAGGTGTCCAGTCCAGACTAcccagagaggcacagagagagagtaatggatgACTTTCTCAAACGCATAGAGTGCTATAAGGTTACATACCAACCTTTGGATCCCGATGAGTATGACAA GGACCTATCCTTTATCAAGGTGGAGAATGTGGGCCGGCGCTTCCTGGTGAACCGGGTGCAAGACTACATCCAGAGTAGGATAGTGTACTACCTCATGAACATTCAAGTGCACTCTCACTCGCTCTACCTGTGCCGGCATGGAGAGAGCAATCATAACATGGAGGGCCGTATCGGAGGCGACTCGGAGCTCTCCCCAAGGGGAAAACGG TTTGCCCATGCCTTGCGCGGCTTCATCGAGGAGCACAAACTGTCGGACCTGAAGGTGTGGACAAGCCAACTGAGACGTACCATCCAGACTGCTGAGGAGCTGATTGTGCCCTACGAACAGTGGAAGATCCTCAACGAGATAGATGCT GGTGTTTGTGAGGAGATGACGTATGATATGATCCAGAACTCCTTTCCAGAAGAGTTTGCCCTGAGGGACCAAGACAAGTACCACTACCGCTACCTAGGAGGAGAG TCCTACCAGGACCTAGTGCAGAGGTTAGAGCCTGTCATCATGGAGCTAGAGAGACAAGGCAATGTGCTGGTCATCTGTCACCAGGCTGTCATGCGCTGCCTGCTAGCCTACTTCCTGGACAAGAGTGCAG ATGACCTACCCTACCTGAAATGTCCACTGCACACAGTGCTCAAGCTCAGCCCTGTTGCCTATG GCTGTAAAGTGGAAATGTTTTACCTTAACGTGGAGGCAGTGAACACACATCGCGACCGACCACTT GATAAGGTCTCGAGGGACCCAGCTCCCATCCGGCGGAATAGTTACACCCCCCTGTCCAGTCACGACCAGTTCAAGCGACCCAGGCTCTACAGTGCCGGCAACCGTCCCTGGCTCCCCCAACGCCCCACCCCATCGGCCCTGCAGTTCCCCGAGATGCCAGAGGGGGTGCTGCAGCAAAGCCAA
- the LOC115143282 gene encoding 6-phosphofructo-2-kinase/fructose-2,6-bisphosphatase 2-like isoform X3, producing MAERADWASDQCSNSLIGSHIADCLGPCPSRAFGNLAQQGHNSTMSATIQREASSENSAEAKKTELRVNEKKCLIVMIGLPARGKTYMSKKLTRYLNWIGVPTKVFNLGVYRREAVKAYKSYDFFRHDNKEAMEIRKQCALVALEDVKGYLTEEAGQIAVFDATNTTRERRDLILDFGKENAFKVFFVESVCDDPEVIAANILEVKVSSPDYPERHRERVMDDFLKRIECYKVTYQPLDPDEYDKDLSFIKVENVGRRFLVNRVQDYIQSRIVYYLMNIQVHSHSLYLCRHGESNHNMEGRIGGDSELSPRGKRFAHALRGFIEEHKLSDLKVWTSQLRRTIQTAEELIVPYEQWKILNEIDAGVCEEMTYDMIQNSFPEEFALRDQDKYHYRYLGGESYQDLVQRLEPVIMELERQGNVLVICHQAVMRCLLAYFLDKSADDLPYLKCPLHTVLKLSPVAYGCKVEMFYLNVEAVNTHRDRPLDKVSRDPAPIRRNSYTPLSSHDQFKRPRLYSAGNRPWLPQRPTPSALQFPEMPEGVLQQSQPRIGSCCLTPCVKESTMTAQKKLVAVSASE from the exons ATGGCAGAACGTGCGGATTGGGCGTCAGATCAATGTTCTAATTCCCTCATCGGCTCTCATATTGCAG ATTGTCTGGGGCCATGCCCTTCTAGAGCCTTTGGGAACCTGGCACAACAAGGACACAACTCCACCATGTCCGCAACTATTCAGAGAGAGGCTAGCTCTGAGAACTCTGCTGAAGCCAAGAAAACAGAGCTCAGAGTAAATGAGAAGAAATGCT TGATTGTAATGATCGGCCTACCTGCTAGGGGAAAGACCTACATGTCTAAGAAACTGACACGATACCTCAACTGGATAGGGGTGCCAACCAAAG TGTTTAACTTGGGTGTTTACCGCCGAGAGGCTGTCAAAGCTTACAAGTCCTACGACTTCTTCAGACACGACAACAAGGAAGCCATGGAAATAAGGAA acagtgtgctctggtaGCCCTTGAGGATGTGAAAGGATATCTAACTGAAGAAGCAGGACAAATCGCT GTATTTGATGCAACAAACACTACAAGGGAGAGAAGAGACCTCATTCTTGATTTTGGGAAAGAGAATGCATTCAAG GTGTTCTTTGTGGAGTCTGTGTGTGATGACCCAGAAGTCATTGCTGCTAATATTCTG GAGGTGAAGGTGTCCAGTCCAGACTAcccagagaggcacagagagagagtaatggatgACTTTCTCAAACGCATAGAGTGCTATAAGGTTACATACCAACCTTTGGATCCCGATGAGTATGACAA GGACCTATCCTTTATCAAGGTGGAGAATGTGGGCCGGCGCTTCCTGGTGAACCGGGTGCAAGACTACATCCAGAGTAGGATAGTGTACTACCTCATGAACATTCAAGTGCACTCTCACTCGCTCTACCTGTGCCGGCATGGAGAGAGCAATCATAACATGGAGGGCCGTATCGGAGGCGACTCGGAGCTCTCCCCAAGGGGAAAACGG TTTGCCCATGCCTTGCGCGGCTTCATCGAGGAGCACAAACTGTCGGACCTGAAGGTGTGGACAAGCCAACTGAGACGTACCATCCAGACTGCTGAGGAGCTGATTGTGCCCTACGAACAGTGGAAGATCCTCAACGAGATAGATGCT GGTGTTTGTGAGGAGATGACGTATGATATGATCCAGAACTCCTTTCCAGAAGAGTTTGCCCTGAGGGACCAAGACAAGTACCACTACCGCTACCTAGGAGGAGAG TCCTACCAGGACCTAGTGCAGAGGTTAGAGCCTGTCATCATGGAGCTAGAGAGACAAGGCAATGTGCTGGTCATCTGTCACCAGGCTGTCATGCGCTGCCTGCTAGCCTACTTCCTGGACAAGAGTGCAG ATGACCTACCCTACCTGAAATGTCCACTGCACACAGTGCTCAAGCTCAGCCCTGTTGCCTATG GCTGTAAAGTGGAAATGTTTTACCTTAACGTGGAGGCAGTGAACACACATCGCGACCGACCACTT GATAAGGTCTCGAGGGACCCAGCTCCCATCCGGCGGAATAGTTACACCCCCCTGTCCAGTCACGACCAGTTCAAGCGACCCAGGCTCTACAGTGCCGGCAACCGTCCCTGGCTCCCCCAACGCCCCACCCCATCGGCCCTGCAGTTCCCCGAGATGCCAGAGGGGGTGCTGCAGCAAAGCCAA CCTCGGATAGGAAGCTGTTGTCT
- the LOC115143283 gene encoding protein PHTF2-like isoform X1, translated as MARIAWYQEKIGAYDQQVWEKSLEQAELNAMDCKPKRSGHVKPDLIDVDLVRGSTFGKAKPNSPWTALTRKGLVRVLLFPFFFQWWIQVTSRSISTCILLLYFMQVAAAMLYVEVPAASASEQLGPMCLMLLLGTVHCQIVSTESNRSPSVSPVSSSSTSPARRRRLRKGKGLKRTEGQGNDGDTELQLWQLEENQSLYRSEERRTNQRKSGFGASDELSSEEEEDDKEAKPPTSVTGPTPTTVLRKRHLHSFSNPSPPEEESSGGAKDTKVNPREVEHLRIEGSRPASDTDDTMWEDLLQGPDSASTGSSDSEGEGRYCPGLTLPPSTTLSSDDENLQQGQLSWLQACHPSRDRVSAIIWEQGECKKADMSVLEISGIILTRVKVVEQGMGYLALGGLVTATLVLLPFGFRLAQRLDMTRLSSLSLAELAVMAVGPPDAKTYAFLFITTVERLCLTGLFFFMMCVAERTYKQRLVFAKLFNHITSARKAKKSEIPHFRLKNVQNIKMWLSLRSFLKRRGPQRSVDVIVSSIFLLALSIAFILCTQLLNSHHTFLDSETNWELMVWGSSLILFLLRLATLGSETNCKYSNVSVLLTEQINLYLKMEKKPNKKENLNIVNNVLKLATKLMKELDTPFRLLGLTVNPLIYNITRVVILSAVSAVVSDLLGFNIRLWKIKP; from the exons ATGGCGAGAATAGCATGGTATCAAGAGAAG ATCGGTGCATATGATCAGCAGGTTTGGGAGAAGTCTCTGGAACAGGCTGAACTTAAT GCCATGGACTGTAAACCAAAGAGGTCCGGTCATGTCAAGCCAGACCTCATTGATGTTGATTTAGTAAGAG GGTCTACATTCGGCAAGGCCAAGCCCAATAGTCCATGGACGGCATTGACCCGTAAGGGCCTGGTCAGGGTGctcctcttccccttcttcttccAGTGGTGGATCCAGGTGACCTCCAGGTCCATTTCTACCTGTATCCTGTTGCTCTACTTCATGCAAG TGGCAGCAGCAATGTTGTACGTGGAGGTTCCTGCAGCCAGTGCTAGTGAACAGTTGGGGCCTATGTGTCTTATGTTATTGCTGGGGACAGTGCACTGCCAGATAGTGTCCACAGAGTCCAACCGGAGCCCTTCAGTCAGTCctgtcagcagcagcagcaccagcccTGCACGCAGGAGGAG GCTAAGGAAGGGTAAAGGATtgaagaggacagagggacaggggaacGATGGTGACACTGAGCTGCAGCTTTGGCAGCTGGAGGAAAACCAAAGTTTGTACAGATCAGAGGAGAGAAGG ACAAATCAGAGAAAGTCAGGCTTTGGGGCCTCTGATGAGCTTTccagtgaagaggaagaggatgataAGGAAGCAAAACCACCCACTAGTGTAACTGGACCAACACCTACCACTGTCCTCAGGAAGAGACACCTTCACTCCTTCTCAAATCCCTCACCACCTGAG GAGGAAAGTAGTGGAGGTGCCAAGGACACTAAGGTGAACCCTCGTGAAGTGGAGCACCTGAGGATCGAGGGCTCGCGCCCGGCCTCTGACACAGATGATACTATGTGGGAGGATCTTCTTCAAGGGCCTGACTCCGCTTCCACTGGCAGCAGTGACAGTGAGGGGGAGGGGCGGTACTGCCCTGGCCTGACTCTTCCCCCATCCACCACTCTCAGCAGTGATGATGAGAACCTACAGCAG GGCCAACTATCGTGGCTGCAGGCGTGCCACCCATCCAGAGACCGGGTCAGTGCCATCATCTGGGAGCAGGGGGAGTGCAAGAAAGCAGACATGTCAGTACTGGAGATCAGTGGGATCATCCTCACACGG GTGAAGGTGGTGGAGCAGGGCATGGGTTACCTAGCCCTGGGGGGGTTGGTCACTGCCACACTGGTGCTGCTTCCCTTTGGCTTCCGCCTGGCACAGCGGCTGGACATGACACGCCTGAGCTCCCTGTCTCTGGCTGAGCTGGCTGTCATGGCGGTGGGGCCGCCCGACGCCAAGACGTACGCCTTCCTCTTCATCACCACTGTGGAGAGGCTCTGCCTTACAGGCCTCTTCTTCTTCATGATGTGTGTGGCAGAGAGGACCTACAAACAG AGGCTTGTTTTCGCCAAACTCTTCAACCACATCACATCAGCACGAAAGGCCAAAAAGTCGGAAATCCCCCACTTCAGGCTGAAGAATGTGCAGAACATTAAGATGTGGCTGTCGCTCCGCTCCTTCCTCAAG AGACGTGGGCCCCAGCGTTCTGTTGATGTCATCGTCTCCTCCATATTCCTCCTGGCCCTTTCTATCGCCTTCATCTTGTGTACCCAG CTCCTAAACAGTCACCACACATTCCTGGACTCTGAGACCAACTGGGAGCTCATGGTGTGGggttcctctctcatcctcttcctgcTCCGCCTGGCCACCCTGGGCTCCGAGACCAACTGTAAATACAGCAACGTGTCAGTGCTGCTTACCGAACAG ATCAACTTGTATCTTAAGATGGAAAAGAAGCCCAACAAGAAAGAAAATTTGAACATAGTGAACAATGTTCTGAAGCTTGCAACAAAACTAATGAAA GAGCTTGACACCCCCTTCCGACTGCTGGGGCTGACTGTGAACCCTCTCATCTATAACATCACACGCGTGGTCATCCTGTCTGCAGTCTCCGCTGTGGTCAGCGACCTGCTCGGTTTCAACATCCGA CTGTGGAAGATTAAGCCTTAA
- the LOC115143283 gene encoding protein PHTF1-like isoform X2, producing the protein MARIAWYQEKIGAYDQQVWEKSLEQAELNAMDCKPKRSGHVKPDLIDVDLVRGSTFGKAKPNSPWTALTRKGLVRVLLFPFFFQWWIQVTSRSISTCILLLYFMQVAAAMLYVEVPAASASEQLGPMCLMLLLGTVHCQIVSTESNRSPSVSPVSSSSTSPARRRRLRKGKGLKRTEGQGNDGDTELQLWQLEENQSLYRSEERRTNQRKSGFGASDELSSEEEEDDKEAKPPTSVTGPTPTTVLRKRHLHSFSNPSPPEEESSGGAKDTKVNPREVEHLRIEGSRPASDTDDTMWEDLLQGPDSASTGSSDSEGEGRYCPGLTLPPSTTLSSDDENLQQGQLSWLQACHPSRDRVSAIIWEQGECKKADMSVLEISGIILTRVKVVEQGMGYLALGGLVTATLVLLPFGFRLAQRLDMTRLSSLSLAELAVMAVGPPDAKTYAFLFITTVERLCLTGLFFFMMCVAERTYKQRLVFAKLFNHITSARKAKKSEIPHFRLKNVQNIKMWLSLRSFLKRRGPQRSVDVIVSSIFLLALSIAFILCTQSPHIPGL; encoded by the exons ATGGCGAGAATAGCATGGTATCAAGAGAAG ATCGGTGCATATGATCAGCAGGTTTGGGAGAAGTCTCTGGAACAGGCTGAACTTAAT GCCATGGACTGTAAACCAAAGAGGTCCGGTCATGTCAAGCCAGACCTCATTGATGTTGATTTAGTAAGAG GGTCTACATTCGGCAAGGCCAAGCCCAATAGTCCATGGACGGCATTGACCCGTAAGGGCCTGGTCAGGGTGctcctcttccccttcttcttccAGTGGTGGATCCAGGTGACCTCCAGGTCCATTTCTACCTGTATCCTGTTGCTCTACTTCATGCAAG TGGCAGCAGCAATGTTGTACGTGGAGGTTCCTGCAGCCAGTGCTAGTGAACAGTTGGGGCCTATGTGTCTTATGTTATTGCTGGGGACAGTGCACTGCCAGATAGTGTCCACAGAGTCCAACCGGAGCCCTTCAGTCAGTCctgtcagcagcagcagcaccagcccTGCACGCAGGAGGAG GCTAAGGAAGGGTAAAGGATtgaagaggacagagggacaggggaacGATGGTGACACTGAGCTGCAGCTTTGGCAGCTGGAGGAAAACCAAAGTTTGTACAGATCAGAGGAGAGAAGG ACAAATCAGAGAAAGTCAGGCTTTGGGGCCTCTGATGAGCTTTccagtgaagaggaagaggatgataAGGAAGCAAAACCACCCACTAGTGTAACTGGACCAACACCTACCACTGTCCTCAGGAAGAGACACCTTCACTCCTTCTCAAATCCCTCACCACCTGAG GAGGAAAGTAGTGGAGGTGCCAAGGACACTAAGGTGAACCCTCGTGAAGTGGAGCACCTGAGGATCGAGGGCTCGCGCCCGGCCTCTGACACAGATGATACTATGTGGGAGGATCTTCTTCAAGGGCCTGACTCCGCTTCCACTGGCAGCAGTGACAGTGAGGGGGAGGGGCGGTACTGCCCTGGCCTGACTCTTCCCCCATCCACCACTCTCAGCAGTGATGATGAGAACCTACAGCAG GGCCAACTATCGTGGCTGCAGGCGTGCCACCCATCCAGAGACCGGGTCAGTGCCATCATCTGGGAGCAGGGGGAGTGCAAGAAAGCAGACATGTCAGTACTGGAGATCAGTGGGATCATCCTCACACGG GTGAAGGTGGTGGAGCAGGGCATGGGTTACCTAGCCCTGGGGGGGTTGGTCACTGCCACACTGGTGCTGCTTCCCTTTGGCTTCCGCCTGGCACAGCGGCTGGACATGACACGCCTGAGCTCCCTGTCTCTGGCTGAGCTGGCTGTCATGGCGGTGGGGCCGCCCGACGCCAAGACGTACGCCTTCCTCTTCATCACCACTGTGGAGAGGCTCTGCCTTACAGGCCTCTTCTTCTTCATGATGTGTGTGGCAGAGAGGACCTACAAACAG AGGCTTGTTTTCGCCAAACTCTTCAACCACATCACATCAGCACGAAAGGCCAAAAAGTCGGAAATCCCCCACTTCAGGCTGAAGAATGTGCAGAACATTAAGATGTGGCTGTCGCTCCGCTCCTTCCTCAAG AGACGTGGGCCCCAGCGTTCTGTTGATGTCATCGTCTCCTCCATATTCCTCCTGGCCCTTTCTATCGCCTTCATCTTGTGTACCCAG TCACCACACATTCCTGGACTCTGA